The Verrucomicrobium spinosum DSM 4136 = JCM 18804 DNA segment GACGTTGGGCATGGTCTCCTGCTCCGGCACAAACAATCTGCTCAAGGCCAAACCGGTGCCCTTGTCGGCTTTCATCGAGCACCCAAACGAGATGAAGCCAGATCGTAAGCGAGTACCCTTTCATAAGATCTGGCGGTCCCCAGACCCGGGCGTGCGGGAGCGCGTGGCTCAAAAGACCTCCATCTACGTGGCACCGGTGACGCTGAAATACTTGCGCCCCATCCACAAGGCGCTCATTGAAAAAGAGATCGCCATGGGCAGCATCGAGCGCAAGGAACGCGAGATGGCCACAATGCTCCGCAATCAGTTCGCGATCACCTTCCAGCGTTCTGAACGGGCGAGGTACGTGTTGACCCAGAAGCCGAATGCCAGCTCCGTCACCCTGGAACTGGCGCTGGTGGAACTGAGCCCCACCAGCCCCAAGGGGAACGCGGTCAAGACGGCGGCCAAGTTCGTCGTGGGTCCCCTGGCGGGCATTGGCGGCATGTTCACGAAGGGCAATGTCGCGATCGAAGGCAAGGTGAGGAACTCCAGCACTGGTGAACTGGTCTTTGAGTTCGCCGACAACGAAGCTGACCGGATGACCATGTACAGCCTGGCGGACTACCGCCCGTATGGGCACGCGACAGAGGCCATTCACGCCTGGGCCTCGCAGTTCGAACTCTTCACCCGAACCGCACCCGGGGACCGGATTCAGGACACCTTTGCCTTCACGCTGGATCCCCGGTAGCGGGCGGACCGTAGCCATGCTATGGGTACCCGCCCCCATGACCCGCCTGGACCTCCGCCAACAACTCGCTGACCTTGATCTCTCCCATCCCCACCGGACCGACGAAGTGCCCCATCGGGAGAAGATGATCGCGCTGCTGGACGAGCAGGAGGACTGCTTTCACCGCAGCTGTCACCCGGCCCATTTCACCGGCAGCGCCCTGGTGGTAAGCGCAGACGGCGCCCGCGCTCTGCTCACCCATCATCGCAAACTCGACTGCTGGCTCCAGTTTGGCGGCCATTGCGACGGTGATGACAACATCCTACAGGTGGCCCAACGCGAGGCGCTGGAGGAATCCGGTGTGGAGGGGCTCATCGTGGCCTCTACGCGCCCGTTTGATCTGGACATTCACCCCATTCCAGAGCGCAAAGGTGAGCCAGCCCACTGGCACTATGACGTACGCTACATGCTCATCGCCCCGGAAAATGCGCAATTCGTCACCAGTGACGAGAGCCACGAACTGCGCTGGTTCACCCCGGAGGAAATGCGGGATCTGCCGCTGAGTGAGGGCATGCAACGCCTGGCGACCAAGTGGGAGGCGATTTTGGAGCGGCGTATGTCTCGGTAAGAGGTGAATGGTGAGTGGTGAGGCGATGATGGGTTAGATCGCAGAAAGTTCGCAGCACGCGGGGTGTGCCACTTTGACTTGGTACGTGCGGAAGCGGGGAGCCCCCCCTCTGACCGCGTTTTCACAAACGCAGCCACGAGTTGCTTGTGCAGCGCTGCGGAAGGGAAAGCTCGTGGATGCATTCGTGAGAATGCGCAGCGGGGCCAAGCGGCCAGGAGATGTGGCTTGGCAGTGTTGGGCACGAGCAACCCCTCTGACCGCGTTTTCACAAACGCAGCCACGAGTTGCTTATGCAGCGCTGCGGAAGGGAAAGCTCGTGAATGCATTCGTGAGAATGCGTAGGGGGGCAAGCGGCCAGGAGATGTGGCTTGGCAGTGTTGGGCACGAGCAACCCCTCTGACCGCGTTTTGACAAACGCAGCCACGAGTTGCTTATGCAGCGCTGCGGAAGGGAAAGCTCGTGGATGCATTCGTGAGAATGCGTAGCGGGGCAAGCGGCCAGGAGATGTGGCTTGGCAGTGTTGGGCACGAGCAACCCCTCTGACCGCGTTTTCACAAACGCAGCCACGAGTTGCTTATGCAGCGCTGCGGAAGGGAAAGCTCGTGGATGCATTCGTGAGAATGCGCAGCGGGGGCAAGCGGCCAAGAGATGTGGCTTGGCAGTGTTGGGCACGAGCCCCCCCTCTGACCGCGTTTTCACAAACGCAGCCACGAGTTGCTTATGCAGCGCTGCGGAAGGAAAGCTCGTGGATGCATTCGTGAGAATGCGTAGGGGGCAAGCGGCCAGGAGATGTGGCTTGGCAGTGTTGGGCACGAGCCCCCCCCTCCGACCGCGTTTTCACAAACGCATCACTGGCTCACCACCCCCCTGAATTACCGGTTTACTGAATCACCAAATCACCGACTT contains these protein-coding regions:
- a CDS encoding NUDIX hydrolase produces the protein MTRLDLRQQLADLDLSHPHRTDEVPHREKMIALLDEQEDCFHRSCHPAHFTGSALVVSADGARALLTHHRKLDCWLQFGGHCDGDDNILQVAQREALEESGVEGLIVASTRPFDLDIHPIPERKGEPAHWHYDVRYMLIAPENAQFVTSDESHELRWFTPEEMRDLPLSEGMQRLATKWEAILERRMSR
- a CDS encoding DUF3313 family protein; this translates as MVRARWMMAGWLMLLTLGMVSCSGTNNLLKAKPVPLSAFIEHPNEMKPDRKRVPFHKIWRSPDPGVRERVAQKTSIYVAPVTLKYLRPIHKALIEKEIAMGSIERKEREMATMLRNQFAITFQRSERARYVLTQKPNASSVTLELALVELSPTSPKGNAVKTAAKFVVGPLAGIGGMFTKGNVAIEGKVRNSSTGELVFEFADNEADRMTMYSLADYRPYGHATEAIHAWASQFELFTRTAPGDRIQDTFAFTLDPR